TATGCGACGGATTTAGGTATTGATATCATCGTCACCGATCATCATACTTTGCCTGAAGCTCGTCCCGAAGTAACAGCAATTATCAATCCTCGTTATTTAGAAACCGATCACCCTTTATATAATCTTTCTGGGGTAGCAGTGGCATACAAACTGGTTGAAGCTTTATATACAGCTTTGCCCGATGTCCCCCAGCAGCCGTTAGAGAATTTATTAGATCTAGTTGCCATTGGTTTAATTGCCGACTTAGTGGAGTTGAAGGGAGACTGTCGCTATTTGGCACAGGTGGGAATCCAACAGCTACAAAAACAGGTCAAAGCCGAGACTATGACTCGTCCAGGAGTGGCTAAATTACTTGATTTATGCCGTCGAAATGGCGATCGCCCTACGGATATTTCTTTTGGCTTAGGGCCAAGAATTAATGCTGTTAGCCGTATTCATGGTGATGCTAGTTTTTGTGTGGAACTACTTACCAGTCGTGATGCTCAAAAATGCAGCCAGCTAGCCGAAGAAGCAGAGTTGGCTAATACTCGGCGTAAATCTTTGCAGAAAGACACCATTAAACAGGTTATTAAAAAGTTAGAGCAGCTAGATTTATCTACCACGTCAGTTATTGTCCTCGAAGATCCTCAGTGGCAGGGTGGAGTCTTAGGTTTGGCTGCGGGACAAATTGCCCAAGAATATGGTCGTCCCACGGTTTTGCTAAGTAGCGATAGCAACATGGTAGGGGCGAATGATAAAGAAATAATGGCAAGAGGATCGGCAAGATCTGTCAACGGTATCGATCTATATAAATTAGTTAAGTCCCAGTCCGATTTACTCCATCGTTTTGGGGGACATCCTTTTGCCGCAGGATTAAGTCTGCCCTTAGCTAATCTAAATTTGTTTAAGCAAGGAATCAACCAGCAACTACGACAACAAGTTGACGTTACAGTCATGATGCCCCAAATTGAGGCTGATTTGGTAGTTACGGTGGCGGATTTGGGAGAAGATTTATTTAATGAATTAAGACAGCTTGAACCCTATGGAATGGGTAATCCTATTCCCAAGTTATTAATTAAAAACTGCTGGTTTAAAAATGCCTGGAATAAAAATATCAAAGACAGACGCGGGCAACAGGTTCAATATATTAGGACTACTTTTAATATTTGGGATGATTCAACTGATCGGGGGTTTCCTGGTCTTTGGTGGGGACATTATAAGGATGAAATACCCGTTACGGGAAAGTGTGAAGCGATCGCCGAATTAGATTTCAATACCTACAGCAAACAGTATGAAATTAG
This DNA window, taken from Pleurocapsa sp. FMAR1, encodes the following:
- the recJ gene encoding single-stranded-DNA-specific exonuclease RecJ, which codes for MLNAKWKILSASDIPQEFIEGVAKITGRNSQYVAQLLWQRGIQDLDHLAGFLDPAQYQPSSPSAFGLEMDWATERLQQAGDRSQKVTIWGDFDADGITSTSVLWDGLGQFFPQHLQLDYYIPNRITESHGLNNSGIARLAEAGTKLIVTCDTGSTNLAEIEYATDLGIDIIVTDHHTLPEARPEVTAIINPRYLETDHPLYNLSGVAVAYKLVEALYTALPDVPQQPLENLLDLVAIGLIADLVELKGDCRYLAQVGIQQLQKQVKAETMTRPGVAKLLDLCRRNGDRPTDISFGLGPRINAVSRIHGDASFCVELLTSRDAQKCSQLAEEAELANTRRKSLQKDTIKQVIKKLEQLDLSTTSVIVLEDPQWQGGVLGLAAGQIAQEYGRPTVLLSSDSNMVGANDKEIMARGSARSVNGIDLYKLVKSQSDLLHRFGGHPFAAGLSLPLANLNLFKQGINQQLRQQVDVTVMMPQIEADLVVTVADLGEDLFNELRQLEPYGMGNPIPKLLIKNCWFKNAWNKNIKDRRGQQVQYIRTTFNIWDDSTDRGFPGLWWGHYKDEIPVTGKCEAIAELDFNTYSKQYEIRLVAVRLMSESSLGNSTFEPAFSVIDCRFAPQELDSLEIPLSQVSILQQCPNNWGDIRSSYHQALNCDRSLVLAYTSERSPDAIEVWQQLVGVAKYLSRTQKQVTKAQIQAKLNLSNYSFNLGLQALKTLGFQCQIKDNLYQFAFEENLDANLNNQIDTFLSTIKEENFQRQYFYKVPLPTINRQLSLM